The genomic interval GTTGCGAGGTTTTGTGGAAGGCGCTGCCAATATCTGTTTCTTGTGTCCTCTGGCAGCATTCCCGAATCATCGGCAGCGTGCATTGCTTATTCAAGTCCATGGCAATGTGCACCGTCATCAACACCTCACGACATGCACGACGGACCAAGAGCTTGCAAGAGGCAGACACTTGACAGGCTGCCAGGACGTCATGGGCCGGATCATGGACGACGCCCTTTGCCCCTGAAATATAGCATCGACCCGTGTGTGTGCCAACCGCCACCAAGCCCTGAGCGTCGATAGTCGCTGGAGCCTGGTGGTGCTGGCAGCTATGTGTTTCCAAACGGGCGGACGCCTCTGATCCGCCAAATCAAACTTTTGCAGCGCCACAAACGGGCACTTGAAGCCCTTTGCCCAGGAGGCCGGCTGGCAGTTGGGTATCCTCTTCCGTGGTGTGGTCTCGGTGAAAGCTGACTGGACGCCACGTCGCGCGGCACAAACGCTAGCGAGAGAAGAAGCCCAGAAACCAGGGGCGAGTCAGCGTGCCTTTCTTCGTGCTAAGAACAGCTCCGGCGTCACACTGAGCGACAATTGACCTCGGGCCTGCACAATTTTGGCAGATGGACATCACATTCAGCCAATGGGAAGTCGGCCACGCTTATGCACCATGCAGGAACCAGCCGTGCAGCACACCATCTCAACTTTTGTGCACTCCCGTCTCCTACCCAGTGCGTGAGTGCAGACATCAGATGAGCGGGGGTCCAAGGGGTCGTCAGCTTGCCGCCGTTTCGTTTCTTCTCAGCTTTTTGTAGTGCTGTAATGTACTCTGGGCGATTCGTCTGGGCTCTTGTCTGTTCTTTTTCCCTTTAGAAATAATGCGGACAATTCCTTGGTTGTGTCGAACATGTACTCGAAAATAGCAGCCTGGAGGTTACCAGAAATTAAGCATGTCCCTGTCCATCCCATCTCTCGAGTACATGGCTTGGGCATACATCTTAACACAAGGTACTTTCATCTTGATTCTGACTGCCACGTTGTCGAGGTGCGACCCTCCTCACCACGCTCAACCTACCTTATGTACATTTACTGCTATCGCCCTGTGCTCGGGTACTTCATCGCCAGATGGCACTACCACGAACACTCCATGGCGTCACGGCTGAGCGTCCCTGGCCACCCTGCTAGTGCCTTCCTACCACCCGGGCCCCCTTCCCAGATCCAAGGTACCTCGCCGTAGCCTGCCAACTGCCACTCACGGTGTGCCCCCCGTCCCGCCCGGGTCTAGGTCCCAGCTGCCGTCCGATGAATATATTACTTCCCACTTCTTCCATCCTCCACCGTGGATCTACACCCCGACCTCACCTTCTCCATTCCACCACTTTTCCCTGTCGACACTTGCTGGGCATTTTATTCTCTCCTTTCATCATTCCTTTTCAACCCACAAAACGCTACAGCTTGCTGAGCACGTCCTCTCATTACAACTTCTAGACAGCCCTCTTTGACCTGTCTCATTCCACTCACTCACCACTTTCGTCACTCACCGAGTCGCGATATACACCCTTCACTTCACCAGGTGCTCCGGTATCAGCACCCATACAGTCCCTACTCAACCAGCAAGAGTCCCAGCGACCACTTTGATACCCGTCTCATACCGCACAATCACCCAACCGTACGATCAACCACCATGAAGTTCTCCGCTGCCACTACTTTGGCTGCCCTTCTGGGCGCCGCCTCGGCCGGCTCCAAGTCCGATGACAGAACCTTTGCCGTCCTCCGCTTCAACAACAAGCAGCTCGTCAAGACCCGTGTTGATCCCATCATCAACCCCGGAAAGCCCGCGACCCACGTTCACGGCGTCATGGGAGGAAGCAACTTTGGCATGTCGGCCACTGGCGAGACTCTATCCCAGTCCAAGTGCACCAACGCCATGATCAACGGCGACAACAGCGCCTACTGGTTCCCGTCTCTTTACTTCCAGGACCCCAAGACCAAGGAGTTTGAGGCTGTCGATGTTTTCTATGTCAACGTCTACTACTTGTGAGTATAGCTGTCTTCTGGGCTAAATCCTCTATTAACACCGCCCAGCTTCGATGGCACCGATGATGAGATCAAGGCCTTCCCCAAGGGCCTGCAGATCTTTAGCGGTAATTCCTCCGCTCGCGTTGCCCCGTCGTCTGGAGGCAAGGAGAACCTCGAGCCGGCGGACGGCTCCATCCAGCCTGTTCAGTGGACTTGCCCCAGATCCAACTACAACCCGCCATCGTACCCTGCCAACTCTGACGGCACTACCGCCGGCATCGTCGATCCCAACAATGACGGCTCCGGAGTCGGCTTCCCCGACCAGAACTGCGACGGCTACGCTTCTCCCCTCCGTGCCGATGTCCACATGCCTTCCTGCTACAACCCCAACGCTGCCCTGACCGACTACGAGAGCATGGCCTGGCCCTCGAACAAGGGTGCGTCGAACAGCCGCCGCAAGAACTGCCCTGCCGGATGGATCCACGTTCCTCACATGTTCTTCGAGGTCTACTGGGACACTCCCAAGTTTGCCAGCCGCTGGACTCCCGGCCAGGGCTCGCAGCCCTTTGTCCTCTCCAACGGTGATGCCACTGGTTACAGTCTCCACGCCGACTTCATCGCTGCTTGGGATGAGACCGTTCTCCAGCAAATCATTGACAACTGCAACGCCGGCTCTTCTGGTATGGACAAGTGCCCTGGTCTCCTCAAGGGCCTAAACACCAACAAGGACTGCACAACCTCCTCTCCCGTTGACGAAGTTGTCGATGGTCTCATGAGCAAGCTTCCCGGCAACAACCTCCTCACCTCCTTCGGTGCTGTCGTCAGCggtggcagcagcagcggcagcagcagcggcagcggtagCGGCAGCGGTAGCGGCAGTGGTTCTGTTGCCAACCCTTCTGGTTCCTCTGCCTCGTCTGCGGCGACGGCTGCTTCTGCAAAGCCCTCCGCCGTCCAGCCTTCTGCCAGCAAGCCCGTCACCTCTGGCTACGTCAGCCAGGAGGAAGTCCCCAAGACATCCGCCGTGGTTTCTTCCGAGCTTCCCATTCAGGTCGCCCCTGAGAAGGCCAGCACCAAGGCTGCTGAGACgtctgccgctgccgccgtcCCTACCACCAACGCAGTCGCGCCCAAGCCCTCGGCATCTGGGTGCTCCCGCAAGACCAGGACCGTCTACAAGACCGTCACCGTCACCTCTCCCGCAGAGGAGTCCAAGGCCGCTGCGACCCCCGCCGGCTCTACCGACAACTACAAGGCCCGTCGCCACGTCCACGAACACGAGCACCTCCACCGCCACCGCAGCAACCGCAAGTAAGCGGCTTGTCCATCGAACCTATGCGCGCCGCCAGCGTTTTGGTTGCGCTTGTATCAAACTTTTCTTCGTTAGACATTCTAGGGCCGTGGCTGGGATGGGAGTTTGAGACGTTGTTTTGTTTGGACACTGGGACTCGGCGGGGCTGTTTGGAAAAGCATCCCCATTTTCATGCGCGAGCATTCGCGCcaatttcttcttttttttgacgatgatgatgatcaGTTACATACACACCTTTGAACCGGGGGAAAGCAAAGCTTGGGGAACACGAGCAAGCTCAAGGGCAACTGGATTCCGCTTCTTGTTTGTACCTTGGAACACATACATTTCGATTCTTACATGGGTCTCTGCAGACGAGGCACCGCATTTGGGAAGGGGTTTTGAGAGGTGGTTATTTGCTTGGTAGTCAGATAGACAATTGAGCCAACCATGTTACCACCACTGACAAGTAAGCCGTGTGAGAGGTGTAAGGCCCACCAAATTGGCGCCTGGACGTCAAATTAAGGTTATTTCGTCCACGCGAAACAAGTCCACCTCATTCAATTGCGTTGCCAAACTCATGATCCAGATGCCGACTCAAAAGTTAATTTAACAAGTCGCAGTGACCATTTCTCAGCGAAGCAAGGGACACATCGAGACAGGTGCGTGTGTGACAGTCTCAATTGGCCAAGCAATCAACACGCCCGTCCACTGCCGCCGGTCCCCACAAATTCTCCGAGCCAGCGATGCCCACTGTAGAAATTTCTCTTCACCTCATCCGCCGATACCCCACAGCCGCACACCGAGACACGGCTGCGGTGACCAACGTCAATATACACGGACAGCCGGCACTATGTCGCTATATCACGAGGCTGCCGACATTCTTTCGGCGAGCTCCGACCACGGCGGCAGCTTAAAGAGTCGCGTCTTTGGCAAAAAAGGTCTCAAGTCGCCGCCAGCGCAGGTCTACGCCCTCGCACTGGAGACGTGCAAGTGGAGTGCCATCTTGAAGGAGGTCATCGAGGCGGCGGACATTCTGCGCCATGAGCGCAAGGTGAGTCTGCTGCATCGTCAAGTCGTTGACTGTCGCTGACTCTGCAGCTTACACCTTTGCTGGCGCTACTGCTGGTGCACGACTTCCTCCTGGCCAAGAAGGGTATCGCGCTGCCCCAGTCTCACGGTCTCAGGACAACCATTGAGCGGCACAAGGCGAGATTAACCTCTGAGCTCACGCGCGCCCGCCTGAGGAGGAAGGTGTCGTCGTTGGAACTGCTGCGGGCTGACGTCAACGCCAACGCGGACCCTGAAGGAAGACACCCTCGATGGATCAGGGTGAACGTGCTCAAGAGTACTGTGGAGGACCAGCTTGAGACCACTTTCAAGGGGTACGAGAGAGCGCTTTCCATCGAGGCCGTGACGCAGGCAACGGGAAAAGCCATCTTTATCGATACTCACATCCCCTACCTCCTCGCGGCATCGCCTGGAACGGATGTGACCAAGACGCAGGCTTATCTCAAGGGCGAGATCATTCTTCAGGACAAGGCGTCCTGCTTTCCAGCATACCTTCTGGACCCGCACTCGGAAGACGGCGACGTTATCGATTCGTGTGCGGCGCCGGGGAATAAGACAACGCATCTCGCAGCGATTGTCAAGTCGCATGAACCGGAGCAGGGAGCCCAGAAACAGACCATCTTTGCGTTCGAGAGGGACTCCAAGAGGGCCCAGACGCTGGAGAAGATGGTCAGGATTGCTGGCAGTCGAGGCATGACCAAGATTGGTCCTGGTCAGGACTTTTTAGACGTTGACCCCACGTCTGACACATACAAAGATGTCGGAGCCCTGCTGCTGGACCCCAGCTGCTCTGGCAGCGGTATCGTAGGGCGTGATTCGATGCCAGAACTGCATCTCCCGGAAGTCTCTGGCCCGCCTGGATCCAAGAACACAAAGGGAAAGCCGTCCAAACAGGACGACCGCAAGCGCAAGCGGGACGAAAAGGAGGAGCCCGGTGCGGTGATGGTCGATGATGACGGCAACACGGTCGAGGTTCAGTCGGAGCAGGAGCTGCAAAAGCGTCTGGACGCGTTAGCCGGCTTCCAACTGACGCTTCTGCTTCACGCCATGACGTTTCCCGGTGCCAAGAAGATCACCTACTCCACCTGCTCGATACACGCAGAGGAGAATGAGGGCGTGGTGATCAAGGCCCTCGCGTCAAAGGTTGCGAAAGAGCGTGGCTGGACGATCCTACCGAGGCAGAAGCAGGTCCGCGGTATGCGGGAGTGGCCCGTCCGTGGACTGCCCGAGGCGGCTGGAGGTGATGAGACTGTAGCGGAAGCGTGTATTCGTACGTACAAGGGCGACGGTCACGGCGTAATGGGATTCTTCGTTGCTGCGTTTGCGAGAGAGGAGACGGTCGACGGGGATGGACCGTACTTGAGAGACGACGAAGGACGGATCGTGAGGGATATGGCTGGGATGCCGGTGCTCAAGAGCACAGGGAAGCCTGTGGTACTGGAGACGGCGAATGTGAGCACGCCCGAGCAGGAGAATTCAAGTGAAGAGGAGAGTGAGGACGCAAGCGATGAAGGCAGCGGCGAGGACGAGTGGAACGGGTTTGACTAGGTCGGCTCTATGGAAGAGAGGTGGTGCTTGTAATAGGATAATCTATCAGTCTACTCGGGCTCTCCTTCGTATCTGCCACGACGTGTGTACTTTGACCTGCTCCTTCCTCCTCGAGGAACAACATCTATCTCCAGGAAAGCGGGTCCTCAGCCCTTCCCGGCAACACTTTTGCCTCGAGCCTTCCTTCCCTGCTCCGTCTTTCCAACTTGCGTGCCTTATGTTTCTCTCAGCCTCGGTAGATTTGCCCTCCTCTCGTAGGTGCACCGGGCTACACTTGGTGACCGCTTTCACATTGTTATGAATATCGTCATTTCCGCTTTGTCATGCATGCGGCAGAGACCGAACGACAAAGGGAACAAGGGCAGGAATGTTGAGTCACCGTTGATTGTTGTATATTGAGAATGGCGTTTGGATCGGGATTTTCTTCATAACTGATAATAGAAAAAGTACTGTAGAGTCGTGGTTCCCTGCAATGTGACCTTGAACAAGCCTGGACCTTGTCCAGGAGTCAATCCCTGTCGCCCATCAGACAGGGGTAACCGACGACATCCCACCCTTTCTATTCCATCAATCTCTTCCTCTCATCCTTCCAAAAACCACCAAGGAAAGAGAAAATGGTTTCTCATCGCTTTCTGTGGATGCTCCTGGTGCCATTGGTACCTGGGGCGGCGGGGCAGGACCAGGTCCCGCTCAGCAACGAGATGAGGTTGATTGCCTGTGAGTACATCTGACGGATAAAGTAGACATGAGCTGACAGTTGTAGGTGCCAAGGTAGGATGAACTCGATAGGGTGTGGTCATATTGCTGACCAAAAGGTTGATTGCAGTCTCCAGAGATCTCCAAGCACCTAACGGCAGAGTGGGAAGCAGCGCAATCCTCAGCCAACCTCCCCATGGCCTGGATCGAGGACGCCGCCGAGGACCACTGCGTAGACGTGCCAGCGACCGCCTACCCCTCCGTCAAGCTCTTGCGCGACGGCGAGCCGGCGGTAGACTACCTAGGTCCTATAACGAGCGACGAGTGAGTCTGCAGCCCTCCTCGCAGCAAAGCTAACACGTCTACCACCAGAATTCTACGTTTCAGCGACCGCGCCCGACGGCCTCAAGTCTCCAGCGTCTCAATCGAGGAAGCCGAGTCCTTTGGCAATAGCGACGCTTTTGTCTGCGTAGCTCACCTCGGTCCAGATGAGCCGGCGCTCCGGCGGGCCTTTGAGGCCGTAGCGCAGAAGCACTGGGCCGAGTTCACCTTTGGCATCGTCGATACGCCAACATCCGCGGACGCCAAGGTCGTGTGCCGCAAACGCGACGACGAGAGCACGCACACGCGGAGCGCGGCAGACGGGCTCGAGGGCTGGGTCCTGGAAGTGTCCAGGCCCGTCATCGCGGAGCTGACGCCCTTGAACCACCAGCGATTCGTCGACGTATGTCTTGCCTTGTCACAGCAGAAGCAGCTATAAAGAATACTGACGAAACACAGCGCGCATGGCCAATCGTCTacatcttctcgccctcccCGCAAACCCGCGCCTCCATCCGCGCAGACCTCCACGACTTTGCAAAGAAGCAGTACGCCTCCCTGACACCCGTCCCAGTCGACCCGAACCGCTTCCCCGACCTCCCCGCCAAGCTCGGCCTCGGCCCCGACGTCGCCGAAGACGCGTACCCCGTCGGCGCGGTCCACCAGGTCTCCAACGGGAGGATCTACCCGTACCCCAAGGGCAAGGCTTTTACGCCGCGCGAGCTGCAGGGGTGGGGGCTGGACGTGTGGCAGGGACGGGTCAAGCCGTGGACGCCGCCGGGGCAGGAGGCTGTGGACGACAAGGCTGGGTCGGTGAAGAGTAACGTGAGGGTTCTGAGCTCGCATAATCTCAAGGTGAAGAACATTCCGGGGCTGAAGATCAAGATTGGCGGGCGGGAGCGGGATGAATTATAGGGCGATTGACTTTGAGTGTTGATCTATTACTCTATGATTATACAGATGAGGGGGGGTCTATCTGGTATCTAATGTCGGCTCCTGTGGCCTGTCTAGTATGCTCTGAAAACTGCCCAAAACTCCTTGCAAATGCTAACATCATGCCGTGACACGTGTCGCTCCGGGTATCATTGTCTATCCATGCTCCCATCTCCAGATACGTAGTGAAGAAATGTCATCTATGCGTCGTCTAAGTTAAGCCTTGGGAGTCTCAGGCTCACCCTGGACGGTCCGCTCGTCATCGGACAAAACACCGCCGTCGCTGGCAGAGACGGACTTGCTGCGCTTGTGCTCCTTCTCGTGCGCCCGCTCCTCGGCCATGGCGTCATCCTCGTTGACCTCCTCGTGCGTCTTGCGCATGCGCTCCAGCACTTCAGCGGCCTCGGCGGCGAAGGCGCACTTTGCGCGGATGGCGGGACCGAACTTGTAAAAGAGGAAGGGGACCGGCAGACAGGCGAGGGCGAGGAAGGCCGGGATGGACGAGGCCCAGTGGATGCCGAGGTTCTCGTACATTTGCGTGGTGAAGAGGGGGAAGGCGGCGCCGAAGAGGGACCGCATGACCGAGTTGGCGGCCAGGACGGAGGCGGCGAAGATGACGTACGAGTCGACGAGGTAGTTGAGCAAGCTGAggaagacgaggacgagACCCGCGGCGAAGAAGCCCGAGGCGATGATGGAGACGACCCAGTGGATCTCGGGGCCGTTGGTCCAGGCGAACCAGAAGAGGCCGATGGGAAGGAGGCAGGCTCCGACCATGGATGGCGGGAGACGGGCCTCGGGCGGGGCGAAGCCGCCGTGGGCGGCAGAGACCTTGAGATAGCGGCGGCTGTCGAAGCCGGTATAGACGACGGCAAAGACCATGCCGACGGCGACACCGAGGAAGGCCAGGCCGCCGACGCCAGGGGACCAGCCGCGGCCGCGCTGGAAGACGATGGGGAAGGCGGCGAAGAGCATGTAGAGGGTGCCGTAGACGATGGCCATGTAGATGGAGGTCAAGAGGACGATGGGCTCCCTGAAGAGGAGGATCCAGGGGCGGGAGAGGGCGACCTTGAACTGCTCGACGGCGGTCTTGCGGGGCGCGTGGGCCTCGTACTTTGAAATGTAGTTCTTGCCCGTGATCTTGGCGAGCTTATCggcgcggcggcggaggaggacGGGCGCGTACGTCTCGGGGACGGTCAGGgcgacgacgatgaggacGACACCGGTGAAGATGGCCATGAGGCCCTCGATCCAGCGCCAGCCTTCCGCGACGCCGAGGAAACCACCAACAATGGGGCCTATAATGGTTAGCTGGGACTTACAGACTCGGGCAAAGGAGCATACCAATAGACGGGCCGAGGAAAGGAGCGGCAGCAAAGATGGCCGTGGCCAGGCCGCGCTCTTGGGCGTTGAACATGTCGGCAATAACACCGCCGGCGTTGGTCATAGGCGAAGCACCAAAGGTGCCGGCGAAGAAGCGTAGGATGATGAGCGTCTCAATGTTTTGCGCACCGGCGGCACCGGCGTTGAAGGCAGTGAGGGCGATGTAGGTGGCGATGAAGAGATACTGACGTCCGTACAGCTCAGAAAGGGGTGCCCACATGAGAGGACCGACGGCGAAGCCAACAACGAAGAGGGAGACGCCCAGGATACCAATTTCGGTCGACACCTTGAAGTCGCGAATAACCTCTGCGATACCTCCAGAGAAGGCCGTGCTCACAAAGGCGACGGCCAGGGTGGCGATGGCCTGCTCGATGGTGTAAGTCCACTTCTTCCACTTGGGGAAGGTCTGGGGGTTGTGGGCATCCTCGGGGAGGAAGTCAACGACAAAGGGAGCCTCGTGGGTGCCTTGTCCGGGGTATTTCCGTTGGAGGACGGCCTCTGTCACGCCGGCCTGGTCGAAGAGGAGGTGAAAGTAGTTGGCCTTGTTCACGGGTTTCTGGGCCTCGACATCGGCCTCGGTCGCCGTGAtggacgatgatgatgagtGCGGCGCCGACGCCATGGTGACTGGCGGTTGGCTGGCTGTCCTCGTGGGTATTAAGCTTATCTAGTGTTGGACTGTGCTTGGATGACGATCGTCGTTGATGCTACGATAGGCGCTGAAGTCTAGGTCGGATGAGCGAGAGATCTGATCCGTAACCCGGAGACTTGGGACGGCCCATCGTCTATATACTGCGTAGGCCGGACTTGGTCTTGGGTGGGGATTTCCAATGAGATTTCCATCCCCTTCGTCGGTGCCCGTATCAACACACACACCCATCTCCATCGGCCAGGGGGGGTGGTGTTGATCCACCGGTGCAAGCCCACCCGGGCGGTTTGTCTTCCGCACGCCCATTTCCCATGACTAAACCGCACGGAGTCGGTCGTAGAGGACGGGGACGAACCAGCGGAGGGTCACTTATCTCCGGCTCGGGTTAGGATCGAACGCTTTGCAGGCAGTCTGATACAATACTTGGCGCGGGATCTGACAGGAGTCACAAGACGGGATTAGGCCAGGAGCCGCACGATTTGGCTTTGTCAGATATGCGATGGCAGGTGGTTTGCTGTGCAGGGAATGGACGAACGCAAGCTGAGGTCTGCAGAGTGGATCTCTACTTTGATCGGAGCAGAGCTTTTCTTCTTTCCTCCGtccgttttttttttctctttcaGGTACGTACCCGCTTGCGCCGCATGCACGGCGGAATGACGTGGTTTAGCGAAACCAAGGGACGGCCACACCGGGCCTAGTTCGCCGAGGCAACGTGCCAGAGACGATATTTCATGGGCTGGCGGCCCGCTAACGGGGACCCACCAACCGGGATGTCGGCGGACCTGGCCACCGTGCCGAGGTGCAACCCTTCCAACTCCAACGGATTTCGAGACTATTGGCCTCGAGCCCTTCGACTAGGTATCAGTCTGTCCCCCTATTTTCTCATTACAAAGCCTTGAGACAGGACATTTCGGACTTTGCTCAACTTCGTCTCACCCCCAAACGAACGCGCACGCACTCGCAGTCGGACTACTACGAGGAGGCCGACTCTTTTAATATGTTTGACTGATTCATGGCAAGGGATTCATCATCGTCGACCACCAACGCCGTCCGAACGGCATCCCACCAACATACGATGCAGATGCAGCTGTGCAGCAAACGACATGACGGATGAACTACTAACCAGGGGCTTATCGTCTGTTGGCGCTACGCTCTACGGACCTCCCAGATCTGGACACCCGGTGATAAGAGGTTGCGAACTAACCAGTCGATTCGAGCATTCGGTGCATCGGCCGAGCGACCATCGACAGTAGTCAGTCGTACGGATACATCGACGCTGTTGACTTGCACAAGCAGGGCTTTTTCTGATTTAGCCTTCGACaccttattcttatttacaaAGTAAAGGCATTCGGAGCCGGCCCACTAGTCCGTACCCATCGGGACCGAATCTACAAAGTGCACG from Colletotrichum lupini chromosome 2, complete sequence carries:
- a CDS encoding major facilitator superfamily transporter; this translates as MASAPHSSSSSITATEADVEAQKPVNKANYFHLLFDQAGVTEAVLQRKYPGQGTHEAPFVVDFLPEDAHNPQTFPKWKKWTYTIEQAIATLAVAFVSTAFSGGIAEVIRDFKVSTEIGILGVSLFVVGFAVGPLMWAPLSELYGRQYLFIATYIALTAFNAGAAGAQNIETLIILRFFAGTFGASPMTNAGGVIADMFNAQERGLATAIFAAAPFLGPSIGPIVGGFLGVAEGWRWIEGLMAIFTGVVLIVVALTVPETYAPVLLRRRADKLAKITGKNYISKYEAHAPRKTAVEQFKVALSRPWILLFREPIVLLTSIYMAIVYGTLYMLFAAFPIVFQRGRGWSPGVGGLAFLGVAVGMVFAVVYTGFDSRRYLKVSAAHGGFAPPEARLPPSMVGACLLPIGLFWFAWTNGPEIHWVVSIIASGFFAAGLVLVFLSLLNYLVDSYVIFAASVLAANSVMRSLFGAAFPLFTTQMYENLGIHWASSIPAFLALACLPVPFLFYKFGPAIRAKCAFAAEAAEVLERMRKTHEEVNEDDAMAEERAHEKEHKRSKSVSASDGGVLSDDERTVQGEPETPKA
- a CDS encoding NOL1/NOP2/sun family protein; its protein translation is MQEPAVQHTISTFVHSRLLPSAAVMYSGRFVWALQPGGYQKLSMSLSIPSLEYMAWAYILTQGTFILILTATLSRCDPPHHAQPTLCTFTAIALCSASLATLLVPSYHPGPLPRSKVPRRSLPTATHGVPPVPPGSRSQLPSDEYITSHFFHPPPWIYTPTSPSPFHHFSLQPSLTCLIPLTHHFRHSPSRDIHPSLHQVLRYQHPYSPYSTSKSPSDHFDTRLIPHNHPTVRSTTMKFSAATTLAALLGAASAGSKSDDRTFAVLRFNNKQLVKTRVDPIINPGKPATHVHGVMGGSNFGMSATGETLSQSKCTNAMINGDNSAYWFPSLYFQDPKTKEFEAVDVFYVNVYYFFDGTDDEIKAFPKGLQIFSGNSSARVAPSSGGKENLEPADGSIQPVQWTCPRSNYNPPSYPANSDGTTAGIVDPNNDGSGVGFPDQNCDGYASPLRADVHMPSCYNPNAALTDYESMAWPSNKGASNSRRKNCPAGWIHVPHMFFEVYWDTPKFASRWTPGQGSQPFVLSNGDATGYSLHADFIAAWDETVLQQIIDNCNAGSSGMDKCPGLLKGLNTNKDCTTSSPVDEVVDGLMSKLPGNNLLTSFGAVVSGGSSSGSSSGSGSGSGSGSGSVANPSGSSASSAATAASAKPSAVQPSASKPVTSGYVSQEEVPKTSAVVSSELPIQVAPEKASTKAAETSAAAAVPTTNAVAPKPSASGCSRKTRTVYKTVTVTSPAEESKAAATPAGSTDNYKARRHVHEHEHLHRHRSNRNYIHTFEPGESKAWGTRASSRATGFRFLFVPWNTYISILTWVSADEAPHLGRGFERWLFACRVRGVRPTKLAPGRQIKVISSTRNKSTSFNCRSKGHIETGACVTVSIGQAINTPVHCRRSPQILRASDAHCRNFSSPHPPIPHSRTPRHGCGDQRQYTRTAGTMSLYHEAADILSASSDHGGSLKSRVFGKKGLKSPPAQVYALALETCKWSAILKEVIEAADILRHERKLTPLLALLLVHDFLLAKKGIALPQSHGLRTTIERHKARLTSELTRARLRRKVSSLELLRADVNANADPEGRHPRWIRVNVLKSTVEDQLETTFKGYERALSIEAVTQATGKAIFIDTHIPYLLAASPGTDVTKTQAYLKGEIILQDKASCFPAYLLDPHSEDGDVIDSCAAPGNKTTHLAAIVKSHEPEQGAQKQTIFAFERDSKRAQTLEKMVRIAGSRGMTKIGPGQDFLDVDPTSDTYKDVGALLLDPSCSGSGIVGRDSMPELHLPEVSGPPGSKNTKGKPSKQDDRKRKRDEKEEPGAVMVDDDGNTVEVQSEQELQKRLDALAGFQLTLLLHAMTFPGAKKITYSTCSIHAEENEGVVIKALASKVAKERGWTILPRQKQVRGMREWPVRGLPEAAGGDETVAEACIRTYKGDGHGVMGFFVAAFAREETVDGDGPYLRDDEGRIVRDMAGMPVLKSTGKPVVLETANVSTPEQENSSEEESEDASDEGSGEDEIIYQSTRALLRICHDVCTLTCSFLLEEQHLSPGKRVLSPSRQHFCLEPSFPAPSFQLACLMFLSASVDLPSSRRCTGLHLRPNDKGNKGRNVDLDLVQESIPVAHQTGVTDDIPPFLFHQSLPLILPKTTKERENGFSSLSVDAPGAIGTWGGGAGPGPAQQRDEVDCLHELTVVGAKSPEISKHLTAEWEAAQSSANLPMAWIEDAAEDHCVDVPATAYPSVKLLRDGEPAVDYLGPITSDEILRFSDRARRPQVSSVSIEEAESFGNSDAFVCVAHLGPDEPALRRAFEAVAQKHWAEFTFGIVDTPTSADAKVVCRKRDDESTHTRSAADGLEGWVLEVSRPVIAELTPLNHQRFVDRAWPIVYIFSPSPQTRASIRADLHDFAKKQYASLTPVPVDPNRFPDLPAKLGLGPDVAEDAYPVGAVHQVSNGRIYPYPKGKAFTPRELQGWGLDVWQGRVKPWTPPGQEAVDDKAGSVKSNVRVLSSHNLKVKNIPGLKIKIGGRERDEL